The Alteromonas stellipolaris genome includes a region encoding these proteins:
- a CDS encoding isochorismatase family protein: MQLSSSDLLSQGVVFGVRPALIVVDMTVGFASPESPLGGVFDSEITAAEALIQDFYGADLPVYFSTVVYDNDSQQSVFRQHLPDLDMLARGSRWVEIDPRLSFSDNATLIEKTAPSAFFGTQLNEKLKAGGVDSVVVCGLTTSGCVRATAVDALSCNFPVWVVEEACGDRNIDAHKANLHDLHAKYTEVVSLDTVSSYFAKREAEDDHA, from the coding sequence ATGCAGCTTAGTAGTAGCGATTTACTCTCGCAAGGTGTCGTCTTTGGCGTGCGCCCTGCGTTAATTGTTGTCGATATGACAGTAGGCTTTGCGTCACCCGAAAGTCCTCTTGGCGGTGTATTTGATAGTGAAATTACCGCCGCTGAAGCACTAATTCAGGACTTCTATGGCGCAGACTTACCCGTTTATTTCTCCACAGTTGTGTATGACAACGACAGCCAGCAATCGGTGTTCAGACAGCATTTGCCTGACTTAGATATGCTTGCTCGAGGTAGCCGGTGGGTTGAGATAGACCCCCGCCTATCGTTTTCTGATAATGCTACGTTAATTGAGAAAACCGCCCCAAGTGCTTTTTTTGGCACCCAGCTAAACGAGAAGTTAAAAGCCGGCGGGGTGGACAGCGTAGTGGTGTGTGGCTTAACAACCAGCGGTTGCGTTCGCGCAACCGCAGTAGATGCATTGTCGTGTAATTTTCCTGTATGGGTGGTCGAAGAAGCCTGCGGAGACAGAAACATTGACGCTCACAAAGCGAACTTGCACGACCTACACGCAAAGTATACTGAAGTTGTCAGTCTTGACACTGTGTCGTCATATTTTGCTAAGAGAGAAGCGGAGGACGACCATGCCTAA
- a CDS encoding alpha/beta fold hydrolase encodes MTFVFLHGSGCTSNVWEHQVSFFNNSLALNFPGHPEGEALRDVKSIAKWVLNTVEQHDLTDVVVVGHSLGSAVAMQAALLALSNSTTFDANRLKALVLIGAGAKLKVMPQLLTSLSTLIEEGGEFPDYLLASNQQLQEPLRTQVNTAIINNGVAVMLNDFTACDHFDAMQEIGSINLPVQLIVGDKDIMTPVKYSEYLLAQLPNAQLEIVEAGTHMVFAEQYEKVNACIQRFVDRLI; translated from the coding sequence ATGACCTTCGTTTTTTTACACGGCTCTGGTTGCACAAGTAACGTGTGGGAACATCAAGTTTCGTTTTTCAACAATAGCTTGGCGCTTAATTTTCCAGGCCACCCTGAAGGGGAAGCATTGCGCGATGTGAAATCTATTGCGAAGTGGGTACTTAACACCGTTGAACAACACGATTTAACAGACGTGGTAGTCGTGGGCCATTCTTTGGGAAGTGCTGTTGCCATGCAAGCTGCTCTGCTTGCTTTAAGCAACTCAACGACATTTGATGCCAATAGACTTAAAGCACTGGTGCTCATTGGGGCTGGCGCGAAATTAAAAGTAATGCCTCAACTGCTTACTTCGCTATCCACGCTTATAGAAGAAGGCGGAGAATTTCCCGATTACCTGCTGGCTTCAAACCAACAACTGCAAGAGCCTTTAAGAACCCAAGTGAATACGGCAATTATTAACAACGGTGTAGCGGTTATGTTGAACGACTTTACTGCTTGTGACCATTTCGACGCTATGCAAGAGATAGGCAGCATTAATTTGCCTGTACAACTCATTGTGGGTGATAAAGACATTATGACCCCCGTTAAGTACTCTGAATACTTACTCGCGCAACTGCCTAATGCCCAATTAGAGATTGTAGAAGCCGGCACCCACATGGTGTTTGCCGAACAATATGAAAAAGTGAATGCATGCATTCAACGTTTTGTTGATAGGTTAATCTAA
- a CDS encoding MauE/DoxX family redox-associated membrane protein, with the protein MSKTAILYRMVTDNHICPFGLRSKDLLEREGYEIDDRPLTSREETDAFKTKHDVKTTPQAFINNERIGGYDELRTYFGKGEAGQTGTTYTPVIAIFSVAALLALASQYAVASAYFSLRTLMLFIAFSMTLLAVQKLKDLFSFTNSFITYDLLAMRWVRYGYIYPFIEAFAGIAMVAQLPALLVAPFSLFIGTVGAVSVIKAVYIDKRELKCACVGGDSNVPLGFVSLTENLFMIAGALLMFFYM; encoded by the coding sequence ATGAGTAAAACGGCAATCCTTTACAGAATGGTCACCGACAATCATATTTGCCCATTTGGCTTACGATCGAAAGATTTGCTCGAAAGAGAAGGCTATGAGATAGACGATCGACCGCTTACTTCCAGAGAAGAAACCGATGCGTTTAAAACTAAGCACGATGTAAAAACTACGCCACAAGCTTTTATAAACAACGAGAGGATAGGTGGGTACGATGAGTTGCGTACGTATTTTGGAAAAGGCGAGGCAGGCCAAACCGGTACAACTTACACCCCAGTAATAGCCATATTCTCTGTTGCAGCGTTATTAGCTTTAGCATCTCAATATGCTGTAGCGAGTGCGTATTTCTCACTGCGTACTTTAATGTTATTTATTGCGTTTTCAATGACGTTACTAGCAGTACAAAAACTTAAAGATTTATTCAGTTTTACCAATTCATTTATCACCTACGATTTACTCGCCATGCGATGGGTTCGCTACGGTTATATCTATCCGTTTATCGAGGCTTTTGCGGGTATAGCAATGGTGGCTCAATTGCCCGCATTGCTAGTGGCGCCGTTTTCTCTGTTTATCGGCACGGTAGGAGCAGTTTCAGTTATTAAAGCGGTGTATATCGACAAGCGGGAGCTAAAGTGTGCATGTGTAGGTGGCGACAGTAATGTGCCATTGGGCTTTGTATCGCTAACTGAAAATCTGTTTATGATAGCTGGTGCTCTGTTGATGTTCTTCTACATGTAG
- a CDS encoding type II toxin-antitoxin system RelE/ParE family toxin codes for MSDYKLSANAKEDLKRIYIFEFEHFGEQQADVHYDAFFDAFERIASNPNAYPSVDNIRAGYRRCPCGSDSIYFRIRNNIVEVMAIIGGQDTDMWL; via the coding sequence GTGAGCGATTATAAGCTCTCGGCAAACGCTAAAGAAGACTTAAAACGAATCTACATCTTTGAATTCGAGCACTTCGGTGAACAACAAGCTGATGTGCATTACGATGCGTTTTTTGATGCATTTGAGCGCATAGCAAGTAACCCCAATGCTTACCCATCAGTAGACAATATTCGTGCTGGCTATCGACGTTGTCCGTGTGGTTCAGATTCAATTTATTTTCGAATCCGCAACAATATTGTTGAGGTCATGGCCATTATCGGAGGACAAGATACGGACATGTGGCTCTAA
- the leuD gene encoding 3-isopropylmalate dehydratase small subunit, with protein MKPLITVESKAIPFVENNVDTDQLLPKQFLTEITRQGFGKHLLHDVRYLDSNESVLNPDCVLNDPVYAGAEILLAGENFGCGSSREHAPWAIADFGFRVIIAKGFADIFYANCLNNQILPITLPRDVVDDIAMQCRQNPNQLVFVDLSNQQVRFNSDVFSFAIPLHHKQNLITGVDKIGRTLLEENAIAEYERKALLI; from the coding sequence ATGAAGCCATTAATAACGGTTGAATCTAAGGCAATACCTTTTGTAGAAAATAACGTGGATACTGATCAACTACTGCCAAAGCAATTTCTGACAGAAATAACGCGTCAAGGTTTTGGAAAGCATCTTCTCCATGATGTACGTTACCTCGACTCCAATGAAAGCGTTTTGAACCCAGATTGTGTGCTCAATGACCCTGTGTATGCTGGCGCTGAAATATTACTTGCAGGTGAAAATTTTGGTTGTGGTTCTAGTCGTGAGCATGCGCCATGGGCTATCGCTGATTTTGGATTTAGAGTGATTATAGCCAAAGGGTTTGCTGATATTTTCTATGCGAATTGCCTTAATAATCAGATTTTACCGATTACGTTACCCCGCGATGTGGTTGACGATATTGCAATGCAATGTCGGCAGAATCCGAACCAATTGGTATTTGTTGATTTAAGCAATCAGCAGGTTCGTTTTAACAGTGATGTTTTCAGTTTTGCTATTCCGCTTCACCATAAACAAAATTTGATAACTGGAGTAGATAAAATAGGAAGAACATTACTGGAAGAAAACGCTATTGCGGAGTACGAAAGAAAAGCATTGCTTATATAG
- a CDS encoding hydantoinase B/oxoprolinase family protein, with amino-acid sequence MNNKIKQTNTAELTRIDVDTVTVDIIENALRNAREEMDAVLFRTAMSPGIREQGDCFPMIANKDGKMVVGQFGSFIHGFLSAFEGELEEGDIILTNDPYMTNAAVSHLPDWIILVPIFKEGRHIAWSAMFGHMSDNGGMVPGSIPIKAETIFQEGIRIPPTKLYKKGVLQSDILELILHNVRTPQWNRFDLNALVAACKTAAKRCQEIAERFGDDMFYSTMEIMLERNHVAMEAIINMLVPEEPRVFEDYLCDDGVGMGPYKIRCKMWRENGKAIFDFEGTDPQAKSSINFYLNEDMFKMFFGSFTINLVDPQILFNDGFYDLVDVRIPQGSLLKPNFPAALSGRTHALGRIFDVMGGLLGQGAPDAMNAAGFSDSPHLFYSGYDDKGEWFQLFQIGFGGIPGRPVGDGPDGHSLWPGFTNVPNEFIEAYFPLRVETYETIPDSGGPGLHRGGNGLSVGYRFLCDGAIAIHDDRWLTYPWGVNGGLPGKRSTKRLIREDGSTEVLPAKCEGIAVKAGDVLYFDTWGGGGWGDPFDRDPNAVADDVARGLVSLEGARRYGVVIENGSVNDTETQRLRATLKEQRGEVSLFDRGGTIEEIKAKAKEETGLDAPVSPSFNVARQ; translated from the coding sequence ATGAATAATAAAATTAAACAAACCAACACAGCTGAGTTGACCAGAATTGACGTTGATACGGTTACCGTGGATATCATTGAGAATGCATTGCGTAATGCCAGAGAGGAAATGGATGCGGTGCTATTTCGTACCGCAATGAGCCCTGGGATCCGCGAGCAGGGTGATTGCTTTCCCATGATTGCTAATAAAGACGGCAAAATGGTAGTAGGGCAATTTGGTTCTTTCATTCATGGTTTCTTAAGTGCATTTGAGGGCGAGTTAGAAGAGGGGGATATCATCCTTACCAACGACCCTTACATGACAAATGCAGCCGTTTCTCATTTACCCGACTGGATTATTCTTGTTCCTATCTTTAAAGAGGGGCGACACATTGCGTGGTCTGCCATGTTTGGTCATATGTCAGACAACGGCGGAATGGTGCCAGGCTCAATACCCATTAAAGCGGAGACCATATTTCAAGAAGGTATTCGAATTCCACCCACAAAACTCTATAAAAAAGGTGTGCTTCAAAGCGATATATTAGAGCTCATCTTGCACAATGTGCGAACGCCTCAGTGGAACCGTTTTGACTTAAACGCACTTGTGGCAGCATGTAAAACGGCGGCAAAACGCTGCCAAGAAATAGCCGAGCGTTTCGGTGACGATATGTTTTATTCCACCATGGAAATCATGCTCGAGCGTAACCATGTTGCGATGGAAGCCATTATCAATATGTTGGTGCCAGAAGAGCCTCGCGTATTTGAAGATTATTTATGTGACGATGGTGTGGGCATGGGGCCATACAAAATACGCTGCAAGATGTGGCGGGAAAATGGAAAGGCAATTTTTGATTTTGAAGGCACCGATCCGCAAGCGAAAAGCTCAATAAATTTCTACTTAAATGAAGACATGTTCAAGATGTTCTTCGGCTCATTTACTATCAATTTGGTGGACCCTCAAATACTGTTCAATGATGGGTTTTATGACTTAGTTGACGTGCGTATTCCTCAAGGCAGCTTACTTAAACCAAACTTTCCAGCCGCCCTTTCGGGAAGAACGCACGCATTAGGCCGTATCTTTGACGTAATGGGAGGGCTACTAGGGCAAGGTGCGCCTGATGCCATGAATGCAGCTGGTTTCTCTGATTCTCCCCATCTGTTTTATTCTGGGTATGACGATAAAGGAGAGTGGTTCCAACTCTTCCAGATTGGCTTTGGTGGTATCCCAGGCAGGCCTGTGGGTGATGGGCCAGACGGACATTCTTTATGGCCTGGTTTTACTAACGTACCGAACGAATTTATTGAAGCGTATTTTCCCCTACGTGTTGAAACGTATGAAACTATTCCAGACTCCGGTGGCCCTGGTTTGCATCGCGGAGGTAATGGCTTGTCGGTGGGGTATCGGTTCCTGTGTGATGGCGCCATCGCTATTCATGATGACAGGTGGTTAACTTACCCTTGGGGCGTTAATGGGGGCTTGCCAGGTAAACGTTCAACAAAACGCCTCATTCGAGAAGATGGCAGCACAGAAGTTCTGCCTGCCAAATGTGAGGGCATTGCAGTAAAAGCGGGTGATGTATTGTATTTCGATACATGGGGCGGTGGCGGTTGGGGCGATCCATTTGATCGTGACCCCAATGCGGTAGCCGATGATGTCGCCAGGGGATTAGTGTCTTTAGAAGGCGCGCGTCGATACGGTGTGGTGATTGAAAATGGTTCGGTAAACGACACCGAAACCCAGCGCTTGCGAGCGACATTGAAAGAACAGCGAGGTGAAGTGTCGCTGTTTGATCGTGGCGGAACAATAGAAGAAATTAAAGCCAAAGCGAAAGAGGAAACAGGCTTAGACGCACCTGTATCACCATCGTTCAACGTTGCGAGACAATAG
- a CDS encoding ribbon-helix-helix domain-containing protein: MPRQSISLTEKNDAWLKHHVEGAKEYASKSELVNELIRQARRNEAINQKLMDVESSRFVHQSKEQILSEFKSVLNSK, translated from the coding sequence ATGCCTAGACAAAGTATTTCACTAACTGAAAAAAATGATGCTTGGTTAAAGCATCATGTAGAAGGCGCCAAAGAATATGCTAGTAAAAGTGAACTAGTTAATGAACTGATTCGCCAAGCACGACGGAATGAAGCCATTAATCAAAAGTTAATGGATGTGGAGTCTTCCAGGTTCGTCCACCAATCGAAAGAACAGATACTAAGCGAATTCAAAAGTGTGCTGAATTCTAAGTGA
- the leuC gene encoding 3-isopropylmalate dehydratase large subunit: protein MPKTLYDKLWDRHFVTSVDGDGLLYIDRHLIHEVTSPQAFDGLKQFNRKVRRPDLTIATMDHSISTQSTSLDACGPKNALQLKTLIKNCQVNNIVLYPVGDSHQGIVHVMGPEMGLIHPGMTVVCGDSHTATHGALGTLAFGIGTSDVEHVLATQTIRQTKAKNMRVNFNGELPEGVFAKDMILALIREIGHDGATGFVVEYSGDAISSLSIEGRMTICNMSIEAGAKAGMIAPDDVTFRYLDGKAFSPKGEKFEAMKAAWSMLFSDVDAKFDKTVDIDVSRLSPQVTWGTNPGQVIGIDEAVPQLPDSYSDGDSSAMQKALHYMDINAGQNIGDVAISHVFIGSCTNSRIEDLREAAAVVLNGQVAEQVKAIVVPGSMRVKKLAEEEGLDRVFINAGFEWRLPGCSMCLGMNDDVLKEGDRCASTSNRNFEGRQGRGARTHLVSPAMAAGAALKGKLTDVRLLLRRQP, encoded by the coding sequence ATGCCTAAAACACTTTATGACAAGCTTTGGGACAGGCACTTTGTTACTTCAGTTGATGGTGACGGGTTGCTTTACATTGATAGGCACTTGATTCATGAAGTGACTTCACCTCAGGCATTTGATGGTTTAAAACAGTTCAACAGAAAAGTAAGACGACCTGACTTAACGATAGCGACAATGGATCATAGCATTTCTACGCAGTCGACGAGTCTTGATGCATGTGGTCCAAAGAACGCGTTGCAGTTAAAGACATTAATTAAAAACTGCCAAGTTAATAATATCGTCTTATATCCAGTAGGAGATAGTCACCAAGGTATTGTGCATGTTATGGGGCCGGAAATGGGGCTTATCCATCCTGGTATGACAGTGGTGTGTGGCGACTCGCACACCGCTACCCATGGCGCTTTGGGTACGCTAGCGTTTGGCATTGGCACATCAGATGTGGAGCATGTGTTAGCTACCCAAACCATTCGTCAAACCAAAGCAAAGAATATGCGGGTTAATTTTAATGGCGAGCTACCCGAAGGGGTCTTCGCTAAGGATATGATTTTAGCCTTAATTCGAGAAATTGGACACGACGGTGCAACCGGGTTTGTTGTGGAGTATAGCGGAGACGCGATATCGAGTTTGTCGATAGAAGGGCGAATGACAATCTGCAACATGAGTATCGAAGCCGGCGCGAAAGCAGGCATGATTGCACCGGATGATGTCACATTTCGCTACTTAGACGGAAAAGCATTTTCGCCTAAAGGAGAGAAGTTCGAGGCAATGAAAGCCGCTTGGTCGATGCTTTTTTCAGATGTTGATGCAAAATTTGATAAAACAGTCGACATTGATGTGTCTCGTTTATCCCCTCAGGTGACGTGGGGAACTAACCCAGGGCAAGTTATCGGCATCGATGAAGCCGTACCTCAATTGCCTGACAGTTATTCTGACGGCGACAGTAGCGCTATGCAAAAGGCACTGCATTATATGGATATTAACGCTGGTCAGAACATAGGCGATGTTGCTATTTCCCATGTATTTATTGGTTCGTGTACAAACAGTCGAATAGAAGACTTAAGAGAAGCCGCTGCGGTGGTATTAAATGGACAAGTGGCCGAACAAGTAAAAGCTATTGTGGTACCAGGTTCGATGCGAGTAAAAAAACTTGCGGAAGAAGAAGGGCTAGACCGCGTGTTTATCAATGCAGGGTTTGAATGGCGATTGCCCGGATGTTCAATGTGTTTAGGGATGAACGATGACGTGCTTAAAGAAGGCGACCGCTGTGCGTCTACTAGCAATCGAAACTTTGAAGGCAGACAGGGGCGAGGCGCTAGAACGCACTTAGTCAGTCCAGCCATGGCCGCTGGTGCGGCACTAAAAGGTAAACTCACCGATGTTAGATTGCTATTAAGGAGGCAGCCATGA
- a CDS encoding DUF885 domain-containing protein: MKTFFKWLGIGVLVIILGAAAWGTYEWNAQKPLSFRVFLDRTLIKQALKSPETLTSIGVLDGMGITGHNAHLDDASLASSQATFDELMQVKSVLMQYENLDEDQQLSKDIALYLLNTLSGFEKYQYHSYPFNQMSGAQSNFPSFMDGQHPITDVESVEYYINRLSESKRYFTQMLEGMYLREEKNILPPRFVIQRVIDEMQGFIDKPVKENILYTSVQRRMEESEAIVKADYDGLLSNVATEIENTVYPTYQMLIDYFTALKEKAGTDDGLWHLDGGDEAYKLALRFFTTTNYSADYIHNVGLSEVDRIQAEILAILAQEGFDVSQGFTAAINTLAEDERFYYEDTDEGREQILADYQTILDEIDAGLGDAFLVRPEAGMEVKRIPLFKEKTAPGAYYQPPAFDGSRPGVFFANLYDIKATPTYSMRTLAYHEGIPGHHFQIAIAMELEGLPIFRTVAPFVAYIEGWALYSERLAWELGFQDDPFDNIGRLQAELFRAVRLVVDTGIHAKRWTREEAIEYMLANTGMAESDVTSEIERYIVMPGQATAYKVGMMKIIELREKAKVALGDKFILGEFHDAVLKNGAVPLDVLAQIVDGYIEDTLN, from the coding sequence ATGAAAACATTTTTTAAATGGTTAGGCATAGGTGTGCTGGTAATTATACTGGGTGCAGCTGCGTGGGGAACGTATGAATGGAATGCGCAAAAGCCGCTTTCATTTCGTGTGTTTCTAGACAGAACCCTTATCAAGCAGGCATTGAAGAGCCCAGAAACGTTAACGTCTATAGGTGTGTTGGATGGCATGGGTATTACAGGTCATAACGCCCACCTTGATGATGCCAGCTTAGCCTCGTCACAAGCCACATTTGATGAGCTTATGCAGGTTAAAAGTGTGCTTATGCAATACGAAAATTTGGATGAAGATCAGCAATTATCCAAAGACATCGCCCTTTACTTGCTTAACACATTGAGCGGGTTCGAAAAATATCAATATCATAGTTACCCGTTTAATCAAATGTCTGGAGCCCAAAGCAACTTTCCGAGCTTCATGGATGGTCAACATCCTATTACTGATGTAGAAAGCGTTGAGTATTACATTAATCGCTTAAGTGAGAGTAAGCGCTATTTCACGCAAATGCTTGAAGGTATGTACCTGCGGGAAGAGAAAAATATCCTTCCACCACGCTTTGTTATTCAAAGGGTAATAGATGAAATGCAGGGCTTTATCGATAAGCCAGTGAAAGAAAATATTCTGTATACCTCGGTTCAGCGCCGCATGGAAGAGTCTGAAGCCATTGTTAAAGCTGATTACGACGGACTTTTATCCAACGTTGCTACAGAAATAGAAAATACGGTTTATCCTACTTACCAAATGCTTATCGATTACTTTACTGCTCTTAAGGAAAAAGCGGGTACAGATGATGGTTTATGGCATTTAGACGGCGGAGATGAGGCTTATAAACTTGCCCTGCGTTTCTTCACTACCACGAATTATTCTGCTGACTATATTCATAATGTGGGTTTATCAGAGGTTGATCGTATTCAAGCTGAGATCTTAGCCATTTTAGCGCAAGAAGGGTTTGATGTTAGCCAAGGCTTTACCGCGGCAATAAATACGCTAGCAGAAGATGAGCGCTTTTATTATGAAGATACGGATGAAGGACGGGAGCAAATTCTAGCCGATTACCAAACTATTTTAGATGAAATTGATGCGGGCCTAGGCGATGCATTTTTAGTACGCCCAGAAGCGGGTATGGAAGTGAAACGCATTCCACTGTTTAAAGAGAAAACGGCGCCTGGTGCATATTATCAACCGCCTGCTTTCGATGGTTCTCGTCCTGGTGTTTTCTTTGCTAATCTTTACGACATTAAAGCAACACCTACCTACAGCATGCGAACACTTGCGTATCACGAAGGCATTCCTGGTCACCACTTCCAAATTGCCATTGCAATGGAGCTAGAAGGTTTACCTATTTTTAGAACGGTTGCGCCTTTTGTGGCTTATATCGAAGGGTGGGCGCTCTATTCTGAACGCTTGGCATGGGAACTCGGGTTTCAAGACGATCCGTTTGACAATATCGGCCGTTTGCAAGCCGAGCTCTTCCGTGCAGTAAGACTAGTGGTTGATACCGGTATTCATGCGAAACGCTGGACGCGTGAAGAAGCCATAGAGTACATGCTAGCGAATACAGGTATGGCCGAATCTGACGTAACCTCTGAAATTGAACGTTACATCGTTATGCCGGGCCAAGCCACTGCGTATAAAGTGGGCATGATGAAAATTATAGAACTGCGTGAAAAGGCGAAAGTAGCGTTAGGTGATAAGTTTATTCTAGGTGAATTCCATGATGCAGTACTGAAAAATGGTGCCGTGCCATTAGATGTATTAGCACAAATAGTTGACGGCTATATTGAAGATACGCTTAATTAA
- a CDS encoding NAD(P)-binding protein, giving the protein MASVQHDDIPHFDVLIIGAGLSGIGTACHIKNTFPKKSITLLERRETLGGTWDLFKYPGIRSDSDMLTFGYNFRPWNKLHTLADGPAIKQYISDTADEFGVTEKIQFGVKTISANWDNEIRCWTVIALHDKSGEKRKYTCGYYISCTGYYNQDAGYLPVI; this is encoded by the coding sequence ATGGCGTCAGTGCAACATGATGATATACCGCATTTTGATGTACTCATTATTGGTGCAGGGCTTTCGGGTATTGGCACCGCTTGTCATATTAAAAATACATTCCCCAAAAAATCTATCACACTACTAGAACGGCGAGAAACACTGGGTGGAACCTGGGATTTATTCAAATACCCAGGTATTCGCTCAGACTCTGACATGCTTACATTTGGCTACAACTTTCGCCCTTGGAACAAATTACATACGTTGGCCGATGGGCCTGCAATTAAACAATATATTTCTGATACTGCAGATGAATTTGGGGTAACAGAGAAAATTCAATTTGGCGTTAAAACGATAAGTGCTAATTGGGATAATGAAATAAGATGCTGGACGGTTATAGCGCTTCACGATAAATCGGGTGAGAAACGCAAGTACACCTGTGGGTATTACATAAGCTGCACCGGCTACTACAATCAAGATGCGGGATATTTGCCGGTTATTTAA
- a CDS encoding GmrSD restriction endonuclease domain-containing protein — MYSYYTDKVYYDDDLDIDHIVPLKWGYEHGADGWPLVLRREFANAPINTIAVYARANRSKGAK; from the coding sequence ATATACAGTTACTACACTGATAAAGTCTATTACGATGATGACCTTGATATTGACCATATAGTGCCTCTAAAGTGGGGTTACGAGCATGGCGCTGATGGTTGGCCACTTGTACTAAGAAGAGAATTTGCGAACGCCCCTATTAACACAATCGCTGTTTATGCCAGAGCCAATCGATCAAAGGGGGCGAAGTGA